One Plasmodium vinckei vinckei genome assembly, chromosome: PVVCY_09 genomic region harbors:
- a CDS encoding dynein light chain 2, putative, translating into MMEGIKKSTPSNLDINEDEQNSKDENKVDMNGFCFFVNTCEEKLNEFLENYFCNKTYEELKYTEENQGANNCINNYGEKNDNTNAENNDNYISSHNINSNTVNNEDSSDHDSSNEKNYYKKKIIKSNYDRIAINLVDTVEQFMEPYVNERYKIVVHAIIGENKKQGIHIASKSLWNVETDNYVSAKYVNDFIFVTVMVFLLYNE; encoded by the exons atgatGGAAGGGATCAAAAAAAGTACCCCATCAAATCTGGATATTAATGAAGATGAACAAAACAGTAAAGATGAAAACAAAGTAGATATGAATGggttttgtttttttgtaaacACCTgtgaagaaaaattaaacgagtttttggaaaattatttctgtaataaaacatatgaagaattaaaatatactGAAGAAAATCAAGGAGCTAACAATTGTATTAATAACTAtggtgaaaaaaatgataatactaatgcagaaaataatgataattatatCTCAAGTCATAATATCAATAGTAACACTGTTAACAATGAAGACAGTAGTGATCATGATTCttcaaatgaaaaaaattattataaaaaaaaaattattaaaagtaATTATGACAGGATTGCTATAAATTTAGTTGATACAGTGGAGCAATTCATGGAACCTTACGTAAATGAGAGATACAAAATTGTTGTTCACGCTATTATCggggaaaataaaaaacaaggg ATACATATAGCGTCCAAATCGCTTTGGAATGTTGAAACGGATAATTATGTTTCTGCAAAATATGTTAacgattttatttttgttactGTTATGGTTTTCCTTTTGTATAACGAGTAA
- a CDS encoding rhomboid protease ROM1, putative, translated as MSNIHTLADYRDGYGEDLPFNRTPGYYASQSSFIQRSKPIDVVNLIFPHFTWKSFVMVISIIQIIVFIVSLSINPAEFLTPSGSTLVTLGANVGSKIKNGEIHRLILPIFLHANIFHAFFNVFFQLRMGFTLEKNYGILKVAILYFVTGIYGNILSSSVTYCTTKVGASTSGMGLLGIVTSELILLWHIIRHRERVVFNILFFALISILYYFTFNGSNIDHVGHLGGLLSGISIGMLYNEKMENKPTWYNNARLASYACLALLAIVPTVVLFAVPRVC; from the exons ATGAGTAACATCCATACATTAGCAGACTATAGAGATGGATATGGCGAGGATCTCCCATTCAATAGaa cACCAGGGTATTATGCGTCACAGAGTAGTTTTATTCAAAGATCAAAACCTATTGACGTAGTTAACTTGATTTTCCCCCATTTCACATGGAAAAGTTTTGTTATGGTTATTTCCATAATACAGATTATCGTTTTTATTGTGTCTCTTAGTATAAACCCTGCCGAATTTCTAACTCCTTCTG GCAGTACATTAGTAACACTAGGAGCAAATGTTggatcaaaaataaaaaacggAGAAATACACAGATTAATATTGCCTATATTTTTGcatgcaaatatatttcacgcattttttaatgtgtTTTTTCAATTAAGAATGGGATTTACtcttgaaaaaaattatggaatattaaaagttgcgattttatattttgtaacggggatatatggaaatatattatcatcatcTGTTACATATTGTACAACAAAAGTGGGTGCAAGTACATCAGGCATGGGGTTATTAGGAATCGTAACATCagaattaattttattatggcATATTATTAGACATAGGGAAAGAGTagtatttaatattttattttttgcgttaatttccattttatattattttaccTTTAATGGATCAAATATAGATCATGTTGGCCATTTAGGAGGTCTTTTATCTG GTATATCTATTGGAATGCTTTATAATGAGAAGATGGAAAACAAACCAACATGGTATAACAATGCAAGACTTGCCTCTTATGCATGTTTAGCATTGCTAGCTATAGTTCCAACTGTTGTTTTGTTTGCTGTTCCTCGTGTATGCTAG
- a CDS encoding GTPase-activating protein, putative — translation MRINFFKEKNKIILNKSLNFDSDNTFSNENPESNKCLASISDDEHDHYGFEKNKESNSAKNIDIEALEKRKRKIEKKWEQYFEVKRDIKKNHYLKKLIRKGIPDKYRMNIWPYLLGSVVLYTKYPAIYERCLNSDIEPKVLSQIELDMLRTFPHNKNYQLNAQGLTKLRNVLRAFAIYKPKINYCQSMNFIAAITLLFLKEELAFWSIVQLIDSDYSHKKINISDYYNHEMKGLRRDIIVIEELIKIKFPNVYEHMKEHDVEVSWICSEWLLCLFCTAFPIATTLRIWDCLFYEGDKIIFRIVLALFKINQEKLINSNSLESILYLFKESTKNMVEPDKLMHIAFKEIGSLKKKKIKKLRMKADDILKKAVP, via the exons atgagaaTAAATTTCttcaaagaaaaaaacaagattatattaaataagaGCCTTAACTTTGATTCAGATAATACTTTTTCGAATGAAAATCCTGAGTCAAATAAATGTTTAGCTTCCATTAGTG ATGATGAACATGATCATTATGGATTtgagaaaaataaagaatccAATTCTGCGAAGAATATTGATATTGAAGCACTAGAAAAGAGAAAGAggaaaattgaaaaaaa ATGGGAACAATATTTTGAAGTTAAGagagatataaaaaaaaatcactatttaaaaaaactaatTCGAAAAGGGATCCCCGATAAGTATAG AATGAATATATGGCCTTATCTTTTGGGTAGTgttgttttatatacaaagtACCCAGCAATATACGAAAg ATGCTTAAATAGTGATATCGAACCGAAAGTTCTTAGTCAGATTGAATTGGACATGCTTCGGACTTTTCCGCATAATAAAAAC TATCAATTAAACGCGCAAGGGCTAACTAAACTGAGAAATGTGTTACGTGCATTTGCCATATATAAgccaaaaataaattattgccag AGTATGAATTTTATCGCGGCTAttactttattatttttaaaagaagaaTTAGCATTTTGGTCTATAGTCCAATTAATTGATTCAGATTATTcgcacaaaaaaataaacattaGTG ACTATTATAATCACGAAATGAAAGGATTACGAAGagatattattgttatagaagaattaattaaaataaaattcccGAATGTCTATGAGCATATGAA AGAACATGATGTTGAAGTATCTTGGATATGCTCAGAGTGGCTCTTGTGCTTATTTTGCACAGCCTTTCCG ATTGCAACTACCTTACGAATTTGGGATTGCCTGTTCTATGAGGGcgataaaattattttccgAATTGTTCTAGCTCTATTTAAAATCAAccaagaaaaattaattaattcaaATTCATTAGAATCCatcttatatttatttaaagaatCTACTAAAAATATG GTGGAACCTGATAAATTAATGCATATCGCTTTCAAGGAAATAGGCtcactaaaaaaaaaaaaaattaaaaaattaaggaTGAAAGCTGATGATATTCTTAAGAAAGCTGTCCCTtaa